The DNA region gataatgcattgggataaattttgtgaaaaaaattaacttgttaagaaaattttctattaaaataaCTACTACCAAATGGGCTATTAGTGTTTGCTAGGAGTGCTTGAGCAAATTTAGCAAGAACAACTATGGCTACAACTTCAAACGCATATGAACCGCGCCAGCTATACGGCTCGATACGATGGATATAGTGTGATATGAGCTATGAATATCTAAATAGACTATTTTATGGTTGGAAAATCGCAATTCAAAAATCAACACTGTACTATATTAAATGATATTTCGTTAAAGtgttcattattatttatatatgagTTGTTTGTCATTAAAGAAAGAGAAGAGGATATGTCACTTTATAATCTTCAGGAGTAACTTCTATTACTAccaatttgattttaattgtgAACCTTATTTGGGTAGAATGTGGGTTATCTCTTCTCATCCTTATTTGGATTGTTCAAACACAGTTTCTAaattttaacatggtatcagagcttattttgttattaaacCTTTATGACAGGGCATGTAATCTTGCTACTGGTTAAAGGCCTTAAATTAATAAACTTGATGAATAACATCTATTataatcaatttattttaatagtaaACCTCCTTTGGATTGTTTACGCGtgttttctaaattctaacaaaattttctacATTTGAGAGAGTAGTGAATGTAGTTAATTTTTATCTTCTAATGGAGAACAAATGAGAACAGAAGGCCCAGCCTTCAACTAGCATAAGAGCTCAAAATGTTTTAAAGTGGGCAAAATAAGTACTTTTGAAAGACATGAAGCGTCGGatgataatatataatgtactcAAATCTTATGAAAGCCAGTGCCTTGTGGCCTAAATAAATTGCTACAAATTTCACAACATTTTGTTTATAAACATCCACAATTACAGAGCAAGATTTCATAGCTTTGAAGTAGAAAATGAGCaaacaaacacataaaaacataaTCGAAATTTGCCGATTAAGGAGTAAGTACCATTTATTCAAATAAGATTATAGGTTCGATTCTCACCAAGCCGGCGAGCCCTCCCATTCCTAAGGCCAACACTGTGATTCATACAAAAAAGAGTTGGAAAAATGTAATGGTACATAAAACTGTAAAAGTAAAGGCATACACTTAATTTAGTGCATAGTTGCAGCCAGGTTCAGACTTCAAAGCTATAAGCACAACTAAGATTCTCAGATCATGAGGATCATATTGCTCAAGAATTTATGTATGAATAGAATGCTTAAAAGTTGAAACTTACTAGTATCAAAATCATAGaataactcaaaataaaaataatacaaattgagAGCAATAAAGAGAGTAATCTTTATGctgaaataaaacaaatatttgaaattcttaAAATATAATAGTCTTAGtgactttattaattttattgtttgattttaataagaaaaaaagaaatatataagaCGCGTGAATGAGATAAAAACTTATTATATGCGTGGACTAAATTTTAATATAGCGTATAAAGTCATAGTTAGGTaagaaaatgtagcaaatttcaCCAAAGAGACTAAAACGATAGAAGAGTAGAGACTAAAACGATAGAAGAGTATAGTCAGACAGAAAAAAGCAATTTTTGAAGCATGTGTTATAAAGACCATgtgaaagaaaatgaaaaaacttcAACCTTTGAGAGAACTTTACatttaaattataagtaataaaaatgaaaaagacatATAAGTCATAGAATATGGTATGTTCACCACCTAATAGAGTAGATATGTTATACTTTTTCAGTTTCAATTTAGCTgtaatatttgcttttttacgcagtttaatacactaatttaatccttaatatctctaattatgaataataaaaaattataaaaatttgatattaataatctttggaatgagacgaatcaaataagatgtcacttgactatattttaacctatagattaaaaactaatcacaaattaagagtgataaatgaatagtgCCAGTTTTGTCAATATTGCGACTAatttgaaacggaggaagtatgttaCTCTAAGAATGAGTATGTCTAACCTAGCCCACAAACACGTCTAGGTTCTATGCATTAAACTTTACATACACACCAATACTCAGTACCTGAATTTGCTTGCTATATATAGCAATACCAACATATATCCCTTTATCAGCAAGCATTAGCTAGTAATTTTAGTAACTGGAAGTATCAGATGTTTCCTAGAGTTCCTCCGAGCACTTCATTAAGAACGAAATTTTTTGTCTTACTGAAGCGTTTGGGGGAACTCCCGAACTCATTTGATTGTGTGAATTATGATGATCAAGGATGTAGTTTAATGCATTATTAGTTACTTACCTAAATACATCAAATGTTCCTAAGAGTTCCTCCGAGCACTTCATTAGGAAAAACTTTGTATTCCTACTGAAGTGTTTGGGGGAACTCCTGGGCTCATTTGATAATGTTCAAGGGTAAGAAAACCATGCAGAATTAAGCTCAGCTATATGTAAAAATGCGACAAGGGTAAAGAGAATAACTGCAGAATTGCAACTCATAAGATATTAGGAACACGACTTTGAAACATCATGTCTTCATTAGGACGAACTTCTTGTTCCTACTGAAGCGTTTGGGGGAACTCTTTGGCACATATGATAATATTTAAGGGTAAGAGAACCATGAAAAATCTAGTCCAAGTGCATGAATAATGCAATGAGCATGCATAGACAACAGCATTACGACGTTGCAGTATTGATTTTCAAAGAACACCAAGAATGCAACAATGAAACCTCAAGTTTTCCCCAAGTTTAAAGTTTTTGGTCTCACGTTTTTGGCTAATTGGCTTGCATGTAAGATCAATTGCAGGACCATCCTGCAGTACAAGAAGGAAGATCATTTGGAACGATATAAAATCCGACTACGCCCGCATGGATTCTCATCCTGATATAGAGCATTCATCATTCACAATATGTGCGCCATCCTTAATCGAATATTTATACAATTACTTCTAATTTAAAGTTTTTCTGTAATGCATGTGTAAAATGAAAACAATGCATAAACTTGttcacaaataaaataatacaccTAAGAGATGATTAATTAATGATACAACAGATGCATTCTAAGAGCATTGTAAGCTCTAAAAAGGGCATATTTTACAGATACAAGCAACAAAAATAATCACCACATCCCAAAAACTTGATCTTCACAccctaaaaattatttatattaataacacAATACTTCTACATTCACTTCACTTCTCGAGATCGATTTCAGAGAAAAACGGACAGGGCACGGTAATTATACTTCTTGCCTAGCTAAGGTTGAAGCCACAGGGCCATTTTCGACTGGGGATGCACTACCATTATATACATTAAGCAATAGATTTCACAAGCTGAGGATACATCGACAAACATTGAAAAAGGCTCTCTGTAGTCAACGAACACGAGGAGATTGCCTGTGAGATGACAATGGGGATGCCGAGGGAGTCAAATGCATTGGTATATGGTGGTTTCTTATTGGAGATCTCATGGGGCTCGATACGCTCTTTAAGCCTCCATGGGagcttttattagagttttTATGGTCTTGCAGCTTCTCGAGTTCCTCCAATACCTCGGACATTTTAGGCCTTGATCTCGGTTCGGGATTAAGACACTGTAAAGCAAGTGTAGCAACTGTGAATGCGGCTTTTTGGGGATATTGGCCTTCCAGTTTGGTATCCATTATTCTGAATACCTTTCTTCGGTCTCCCAAATATGGTTTTGCCCAGTCTACCAGGCTCTGCTCTACGATAACTCTTGATTTGTCAAGTGCACGTCGTCCAGTTAATAGTTCTAGTAATACAACCCCGTAACTATAGACATCACTCTTAGCTGAAAGGCGACCTGGCAAAAATTGTTGATTAATTAGTATCGagctaaatatatataaattgtaCAACCCAACACCAACATTCTTTTGTATCCCATCTTTCCCTACTTTAATACGCTAATCTACTAGCTCAGTTTATAAAAAAttgttccatttactttttgcacagttttcaaagcaCATATTCAAGCCTCAATATTTATAAATACGttttatagaaaattaaaaaaagttattttaaaaCTCTATACATTAAGATGAAACCAACAATACCCCACATGGATATATTTCAACTCATATATATCCATGTAAAAACATGTTCAAGTTTATGTCTCCTTTAATGAAATAATGACAAACTTTCGGACACGAGGGAGTACTATTTTTGTCCTTACGAGACATTTAACAGCTAGAAGTAGTAATCTCAAAATAGATCCCCATTTGGCCATTTCACAATCATCAAAcaccaaaatttaaattaaaattgatcgTTAACAAAGAGCTCACAAGGGGCAAGTTGTCCAAAGTCGCAAAGACGTAGTCCGGATAACTTAAAAAATTTGACATATAGACAATAAAGAAATGACAATGTGATCATATAGGCAATTGCTGTACCTGTAGCTACATACTCTGGTGCTGCATAGCCCTGAGTGCCCATGACCTGAGTTGACACATGAGTACGATCGCCTGTGGGCCCTGCCTTTGCCAAACCAAAATCGGATAGCTTGGAATTAAACTCCTGCAAGCATGAGAAGAGGTATCAGGAAACTGCAAGGCATCGAAGGAGACAACACTATGTCTAGAAGCTGAACTCCAAACGTACTGCATCTAGCAAGATATTGGAAGCCTTGAAATCACGATAGATGACTTGTGATTCAGCGTCATGCAGGAAAGAGAGTCCTTTGGCTGCACCAATTGCAACTTTAATCCTTGTTGCCCAGGAGACAGGTTGCGGCCCCCCTGCaagaaattatttttgtaaaataatgaaaaatcaaaCGCAGCAAAACAGATACGCAAATTAGATGGTAACATAATTGATCCAGAACAaacacaacaataataatgctAAAGGCTTAATCCTAAAATATTGGGCTCGGCTACGTGAACCAATGCATCATTTCCAGTTGTCGTCCACGTGAATtcttattcttcattcatttcACTTTTTACCATCACAAAAATCAAGTGTAAATCCTTTATATTGTTTTTCACTCCAGCACTTTCCTCGCCCTCTTTTTAAGTCCCccggttttcaaaataaatggcaacatgataaaaaaaaaaaaaaaaaaaaaaaaaaaaactataccAAAATCGCAGGACCAAAATATAGCCCAACCAACCTCCAACGGTAACGTCAAATAAGATACAGAACAAAAAAATCAGGTAGATTGTTGatcttaaatgaaaaaaaaaatctgaaagaTTTACAGCGTTTGCTAGATTTTAATGCCACAAATGCATTCAAATTCAACACACATGtataaactcaaaaataaatgCGAGATGAATACTCTAAACTGCCGAAATAATATAGAACAAAGTATGCAACCAAGTCAATTTTAAGGGGATTGCAATACCAACATATACAAGTTCATTTTCAAGGCTGTTCAATTTATcactaaataaacaaaataatttaaaaaattcatgTAAGCTACTTACGTCTGAATAAATGATTCTCAAGGCTTCCCTTGGGCATGAACTCGTATACTAAAAGTCGATTTTCACCTTCAAGACAGTATCCAATAAGCTTCACTAAGTTGGGATGATGTAGTTGGCCGAGATAGTTTACTTCTGTCTGCAACAATTCGACTATTAGTAAACAGGCTAAGGCCGAATCTCAATAAAAAGTGAACACATAGAGAAGGCCGGGGAGCACTTACCAGCCACTCCTTGTGGCCCTGAAAACCTTCAGGTTTAAGTCTCTTAACGGCAACAACCATTCCGGATCCGGGTCTTGACGGAGAAAGTGTATTCTCGTCAATCCACCCCTTGTAAACATAACCAAAGCCACCTTCTCCGATAAGACTATCAGGACGAAAGTTTCTGGTGGCAGTCCTAAGATCATTAAAGGAAAAGGCCTTCAAACCAGAAGATGACAAAATTTCATCTTCAGATCTTGGAGTAGGAAGACTAAGATTGCTACTTTTGACGCTTGAGCTTGAGACAGTTGGATTAGACAAATTTGAGGAGTGGCCTATCTTTCCAACGCTGGCAACTTTTGATACTCCTGAAGCTGATAACGAAgaaattttaagcttttatgcaGGTAAGCAAAAATATGTTTAAGGTAGTTTGAACCATAATGATGAATTAAGAGATCAAAGATAATTTGCGCACATTTGATACATACTTAAGAAATTAGCTTTTTTTACTCTAACAATACTTATTGATACAGACTAGTGTCACGTTTTTCGCTAATCTCTTTCCGAAtcgcgaatcgcgaattcaaaaacTGAATTAGcaagcgaattatgttacattgATACAGACATACAATACTAACATTGAAAGTTATCAAGTTAAGTAGGCATCGGTGTTATGTTATCACCGACTTAAAACAAGAATTTCTCTTAAGTCCAAAATCTGGATCACATATACTACACCTTATAAAGTTTATGCAGATTGGTAGCCAAACCTTAAAACAGAATTCAGTAACTATGAAGTTACACCTTCAATCATCACTAACTTCGTTTGCTTAAACGGCTACCAGCAACTGGCTAATCTTTTTCATATGCCTTTATTGTACTAATGTGGTCAAACAACAAAATAGTATACTGACTTGGTAAATGGTGTTTAATAAGCTGAAAAGCCAACTTAAAGTATTGAAGCAACTTATTGACGAATTGTTCAACAACAATGAAAACGCTGATCATCCTCCACATAATCAAACCAATACAAAAGACAAGGCTATAACATACATTCTCTTTGAGGGGAAACCTAAAAGATAATCCAACAGAGTCAGTAGTGTGTCGCGATAACCTCATAAATTATTCAAAAGGAATTGATGCCCCAATTCAGTGAATCAGTGGAAACACCAACAAAACTTTAATATTCAATTAGAAATACTTTTGACCAAATGATTTTAGTCCAAATTGGATATAGAAAACATGCTTTAAAGCATCAAACAACTACTCCCTCTAATTCTTGTTCATATAGTTTTGACTTCTATTGTGAAACTTCTAAATTTTCAAGCATTATTATCTCCAACATTATATATGGTATCATATTATACTTGAAGTTCTTTTAAGGAAAATTGAACAATTGAGAATCTTGAGTTCGTTGACGGCTTTCCCTTCTACCTTTGTGACAGAATTCGATTCTCACCACATACACTAAGGTTTAATTTTCTTTCACGAGTGCtggtagaaattctctaaactACCCCGAATcaataaaaaagtataattGAACAATTTGTATGgagaaaaaaaaacagaaatggAGAGACTATTGGGGTGCAAAATACGTGAAACTCTAGGAAATCAAAATAGTCAACGAGACCAGAAACAATCATCCATAATTCACAAAAAGTGAATACCATCTCAGAGTATAAGATTTCTATGAGAACTTTCAAATGAAgaagattaattaaaattgaaagaAGATCAGATGAGAAAACTACAACTATCTTCTTGAATCTGGCCAATTAAATTTAATCCAAAATTAATATAGTACCATTTCAccaaaaattacttttttttcaagaaaaaaaatccaaaatatgTCAATCAAACATTTTTTTCCAGACATTCCATAATCACCCATGTAAAAACACATCTACAGAAGccaattaaaattcataaaacaaTTAATGTCACacaaaaaattactaaaaacaATCAAAGATTCTAACTTTAACATAATtacataaaaacccattaatAGAAAAGCCATAACTAATCAAAATAAAGATCATACCAGAAGTAGGATTAGAATTGAAAGTGTCTACTTGTGCAGAAGAACCCAAGCAATTGCCCATAGTATCAACCCAATAACACCACTACCACCACCCAAAATGGAAGGAATCACAGACCTATTAACTaatataatcaaaaatttcccaAATTTGAGTGTGAAAGgaatatataaaacaagaaACAGGAATCAAAACAGGGAATTACTCCTAAATCTCTCTTTTCTTAAATCTTAAATGGGTATTTCTTAAATTTCCtagaaagaagaaaataaataaaataatttcaaatttcaattagCACATGATTAATAGGGATATTACTAgtagttattttaaaaaaggaaGAGAAACAAAAGGATAAAGAGGAAAGTCTTTAGAGAGTGCCTGGAAGTCACCAAGCACCTTAAATCTCTCAATCTAATTCTAAACAAACAAATTATAAAAgtcttctttttgtttgttattttaataaaaacaatctttctctctcttttgaGAAATTGTTTGGTTTTTTGTTCAGTTTTTGATGAATGCTCACACTGAGTATTTTTTTAGACAGGAATGGAATTAACTTGTAATTAGGTGAAGATATTCCGTGTGTGTAACTACTAGAAGTATTTTGAGAACGTATCTTGTTCACACTGTGctcaaaataagaagctcaTGTCTATATTATTAATCTAAATATGAAACTGTCACATataaaaataagtgttttttgtattattgcgtttatgggtttttttatatttttcatgttaATCTCTCCTATAAGATTTACTATATACTTATTTTGATCCTGACTTATCATGGCTGTCAATTAGTAAGGGCAAAGTAAGCTATCGTCCAGGGCTTCAGATTTTGTAAGGGCTaaagaaatattaaattaaattaatttaagtataattttttttaactaatatatattcttattcaacttattagtcccatttatttttttcttatctaGCGAGGCAatattttaacctttaatatctctaattatccttaattaaaaattataaatagtaacccaaaagtaaatgaaactaataaaaaaattatgtaagaGTATGAGTTATTAggatttttatataaaatagttaaatatcAACATTACAAAACAAAACGAATatcatattatttattatgctttaaatttttaaagacccttttattttttactccTAGAGCCCAAAAATAAACGGCGTGTAACTTTGCAAAGTGTTTGGTCTGTTCTGTTGGTAGTCAAATTGGTGATAAGGTTGTATAAAATATGCCTTCCTTGACCTGTGTGAATTAGGCTGGCAAGTCCACATACTCATGTTCAACATGTGTTTGTTTAGAGATCTTTGTTAAATTGTAATACCTCAGTTTTAGCTTGAAAATGAATTGATAGACTATTCTTATCAATAAggtgtattttttttcataggagtccatt from Amaranthus tricolor cultivar Red isolate AtriRed21 chromosome 3, ASM2621246v1, whole genome shotgun sequence includes:
- the LOC130809051 gene encoding probable serine/threonine-protein kinase PBL3 gives rise to the protein MGNCLGSSAQVDTFNSNPTSASGVSKVASVGKIGHSSNLSNPTVSSSSVKSSNLSLPTPRSEDEILSSSGLKAFSFNDLRTATRNFRPDSLIGEGGFGYVYKGWIDENTLSPSRPGSGMVVAVKRLKPEGFQGHKEWLTEVNYLGQLHHPNLVKLIGYCLEGENRLLVYEFMPKGSLENHLFRRGPQPVSWATRIKVAIGAAKGLSFLHDAESQVIYRDFKASNILLDAEFNSKLSDFGLAKAGPTGDRTHVSTQVMGTQGYAAPEYVATGRLSAKSDVYSYGVVLLELLTGRRALDKSRVIVEQSLVDWAKPYLGDRRKVFRIMDTKLEGQYPQKAAFTVATLALQCLNPEPRSRPKMSEVLEELEKLQDHKNSNKSSHGGLKSVSSPMRSPIRNHHIPMHLTPSASPLSSHRQSPRVR